One window of Campylobacter sp. RM12651 genomic DNA carries:
- the serC gene encoding 3-phosphoserine/phosphohydroxythreonine transaminase: protein MRQYNFSAGPSELPLEVLKEIQEELLSYKNNGFSIMEISHRSSYYEQMHNDAIKDAKELYGINDDYEVIFVQGGATMQFSLLAMNFSLDNKPCEYIDTDVWTQKACEEAILAGVNAKIVASSKDSKYNYIPKIALNNDSSYTYICSNNTVHGTQYKQLPISNSPLIVDASSDFFSKKLDFSNIGVLYGGVQKNAGIAGFACLIIRKDLLERSKNKTMPKMFNYNTYADNNSLFNTPPTFAIYVYAKIMKWIKAKGGLDAINQENEIKAKYLYDIIDNSNFYKAYVNNDDRSVMNVCFTTGNDELDLEFWSKAAKEHNMLGLKGHKKLGGLRASIYNSASLEKVKILGEYMKEYERVRG, encoded by the coding sequence ATGAGACAATACAATTTTAGTGCAGGACCATCTGAATTACCATTAGAGGTTTTAAAAGAAATTCAAGAAGAATTATTAAGTTATAAAAATAACGGCTTTTCTATTATGGAAATTAGTCATCGCTCAAGTTATTATGAGCAAATGCACAATGACGCTATTAAAGATGCAAAAGAGCTTTATGGAATAAATGATGATTATGAAGTAATTTTCGTTCAAGGTGGTGCTACTATGCAATTTAGCTTATTGGCTATGAATTTTAGCCTAGATAATAAGCCTTGTGAATACATTGATACTGATGTATGGACGCAAAAAGCTTGCGAAGAAGCTATCTTAGCTGGAGTAAATGCAAAAATCGTAGCTAGTTCAAAAGATAGTAAATATAATTATATTCCAAAAATTGCTTTAAATAATGATAGTTCTTATACTTATATTTGTTCAAATAACACGGTGCATGGAACTCAATATAAGCAACTTCCTATTTCAAATTCTCCTTTGATTGTTGATGCTAGTTCGGACTTTTTTTCTAAGAAATTAGACTTTTCAAATATAGGTGTTTTATATGGTGGAGTTCAAAAAAATGCTGGTATAGCAGGATTTGCGTGTTTGATTATTAGAAAAGACTTATTAGAACGTAGTAAAAATAAAACTATGCCTAAAATGTTTAATTACAACACTTATGCAGATAATAATTCTTTATTTAATACTCCGCCTACATTTGCTATTTATGTATATGCAAAAATTATGAAATGGATTAAAGCTAAAGGCGGACTTGATGCAATTAATCAAGAAAATGAAATAAAAGCTAAATATCTTTATGATATTATTGATAATAGTAATTTTTACAAAGCTTATGTAAATAATGATGATAGATCAGTTATGAATGTTTGCTTTACTACAGGAAATGATGAATTAGACTTAGAATTTTGGAGTAAAGCTGCTAAAGAACACAATATGCTAGGTTTAAAAGGTCATAAAAAACTTGGCGGATTAAGAGCTAGTATTTACAATAGTGCTAGTTTAGAAAAAGTTAAAATTTTAGGCGAATATATGAAAGAATACGAAAGGGTTCGTGGATGA
- the hypE gene encoding hydrogenase expression/formation protein HypE gives MQKQVLLSYGGGGDEMNEFLNNFILKHIQADNSQGLSEDAAVCDGFSKIAFSTDSFVLDPIFINGANIGKIAACGSINDVLMMGAKPKYLTLGLILEEGFLLDDLAKILNDLSNTAKEFEVGIKCGDLKVVPKGKADKIYINTTCIGDANGFINNNKISTKSIKEGDAIIVSGDLGRHGACVMAARFGFNYDIMSDAKCLYSEVRDILKYDIKCLRDATRGGLSSVLNELAKSSGLEFIINESDISISDGVLGLCELLGFDALELANEGTFVCICSKEDAQNVLKELKKYNDFANIIGVVHKSKSPSVKLNNSYGGSRILQMPKGELLPRIC, from the coding sequence ATGCAAAAGCAAGTTTTATTAAGCTATGGTGGTGGCGGAGATGAGATGAATGAGTTTTTAAATAATTTTATTTTAAAACATATTCAAGCTGATAATTCTCAAGGACTTAGCGAAGATGCTGCTGTTTGTGATGGTTTTTCTAAAATCGCTTTTTCAACTGATTCTTTTGTGCTTGACCCAATTTTTATCAATGGTGCAAATATAGGTAAAATCGCAGCTTGTGGTTCTATAAATGATGTTTTGATGATGGGAGCAAAGCCTAAATATCTTACTTTAGGTCTTATTTTAGAAGAAGGTTTTTTACTTGATGATTTAGCAAAAATATTAAATGATTTATCAAATACTGCAAAAGAATTTGAAGTAGGAATTAAGTGTGGGGATTTGAAGGTAGTTCCTAAAGGTAAGGCTGATAAGATATATATAAATACAACTTGTATAGGCGATGCAAATGGATTTATTAATAATAATAAAATTAGCACAAAAAGTATTAAAGAAGGCGACGCTATTATAGTAAGTGGTGATTTAGGAAGGCATGGAGCTTGTGTAATGGCTGCTAGATTTGGTTTTAACTACGATATTATGAGTGATGCGAAATGTTTATATAGTGAAGTAAGAGATATTTTAAAATACGATATAAAATGTCTAAGAGACGCTACTCGTGGTGGTTTATCTAGCGTGTTAAATGAATTAGCAAAATCAAGTGGCTTGGAATTTATAATCAATGAAAGTGATATTAGTATAAGCGATGGGGTTTTAGGGCTTTGTGAATTATTAGGATTTGATGCTTTAGAATTAGCTAATGAAGGAACATTTGTTTGTATTTGTTCTAAAGAAGATGCACAAAATGTATTAAAAGAATTAAAAAAATACAATGATTTTGCAAATATAATAGGTGTAGTGCATAAGTCAAAAAGCCCATCAGTAAAGCTTAATAATAGCTATGGTGGAAGTAGGATTT
- a CDS encoding prepilin-type N-terminal cleavage/methylation domain-containing protein, with protein MKKGFSLIELIFSMVVIGISLAAIPKIVNASLEGDEVGYKQEYFYVVKELYGLIRNLPYDNSNIAYDEYKINSLLSQYILTPALQGKITYKVDELNQININSRYYATPSGSAANINNISINNQKNVSFSNVLGQKINYIYGKYSKIDSSYKFGFKIPTDCAISTNSICGDIGGTSTMYVGQMQILDGANPVVSFDVFFNKFGRLDSIYSQYAMKTSDTTWDSTNEAKLKNYLSL; from the coding sequence ATGAAAAAAGGCTTTTCATTAATTGAGCTTATATTTTCTATGGTTGTAATTGGAATTAGCTTAGCAGCTATTCCAAAAATAGTTAATGCTAGTTTAGAAGGCGATGAGGTAGGTTATAAACAAGAATATTTTTATGTAGTAAAAGAACTTTATGGACTTATTAGAAATCTACCTTATGATAATTCTAATATAGCTTATGATGAATACAAAATCAATAGCTTATTATCTCAATATATATTAACTCCTGCTTTACAAGGTAAGATAACTTATAAAGTTGATGAGCTAAATCAAATTAATATTAATTCAAGATATTATGCTACTCCATCAGGAAGTGCTGCAAATATCAATAATATTTCTATAAATAATCAAAAAAATGTAAGCTTTTCTAATGTTTTAGGTCAAAAGATAAATTATATATATGGTAAGTATTCAAAAATAGATTCATCTTATAAATTTGGTTTTAAAATCCCTACTGATTGTGCTATATCAACAAATAGTATATGTGGAGATATAGGCGGGACTAGCACAATGTATGTAGGTCAAATGCAGATTTTAGATGGAGCTAATCCTGTTGTATCATTTGATGTATTTTTTAATAAATTTGGAAGATTAGATAGTATTTATAGCCAATATGCAATGAAGACTAGTGATACCACTTGGGATAGCACTAATGAAGCAAAATTAAAAAATTATTTAAGTTTATAA
- the ubiE gene encoding bifunctional demethylmenaquinone methyltransferase/2-methoxy-6-polyprenyl-1,4-benzoquinol methylase UbiE, which translates to MQKQEKIVEMFNEIAPSYDKANKVLSFGIDAKWRFDAISKVKDFLNLNSNLNIADIACGTGDMCVLLSKIPNAKVVGIDPSSGMLEVAKKRHLEIDFKLGYANNLPLDNESVDLITISYGFRNVVEKDEALEEFKRVLKPNGTLLVLEFFKREKGGIIGFFRDFYLKKILPIIGGILSKNKAAYEYLPNSIDDFYSNDEFKDKLKEHNFDLKLFKTYSFGVSSLFIASKNVSK; encoded by the coding sequence ATGCAAAAACAAGAAAAAATAGTAGAAATGTTTAATGAAATAGCTCCAAGCTATGATAAAGCTAATAAGGTTTTAAGTTTTGGTATCGATGCAAAATGGAGATTTGATGCGATTAGTAAGGTTAAAGATTTTCTTAATTTAAATTCTAATTTAAATATAGCTGATATTGCTTGTGGGACAGGCGATATGTGTGTTTTGCTAAGTAAAATTCCAAATGCAAAGGTTGTAGGGATTGACCCAAGCAGTGGAATGCTAGAAGTGGCTAAAAAGCGTCATTTAGAAATTGACTTTAAATTAGGCTATGCAAATAATTTACCATTAGATAATGAAAGCGTAGATTTAATTACTATTAGTTATGGTTTTAGAAATGTGGTTGAAAAAGATGAAGCATTGGAAGAATTTAAAAGAGTGCTAAAGCCTAATGGAACGCTTTTGGTATTAGAGTTTTTCAAAAGAGAAAAGGGTGGTATAATAGGATTTTTCCGTGATTTTTATCTAAAAAAAATATTACCTATAATAGGTGGAATTTTAAGCAAAAACAAAGCAGCTTATGAATATTTACCTAATTCTATTGATGATTTTTACTCAAATGATGAATTTAAAGATAAATTAAAAGAGCATAATTTTGATTTAAAACTTTTCAAAACTTATAGTTTTGGAGTTAGTTCATTGTTTATAGCGAGTAAAAATGTTAGCAAATAA
- the xseA gene encoding exodeoxyribonuclease VII large subunit, producing MLANKLEKTYFSVSEINNLAKNNLESTFLNIAIQGEVSKITNHTSGHWYFTIKDELSSLDCTMFSSYNKGKANLIVGNKIIAIGKLTIYPASGKYQLNCTDYELADGLGKLQAAFNELYKKLKDEGLFLDIYKKQIPKNIKKIAVITAINSAAAKDILRVYENNEAYLIKLVFFDSLMQGENASKRVIECIKKANEFDFDIILIARGGGSKEDLFCFNDEALVRQIVASKIPIITGLGHEIDTHLSDLAASKYYATPTAAMQSLVYNKFDRMLDLDNLQNYFNSTIKKHLDKKEQNYLYLASKFSKKEVNFKFNSYKNNLLNKKTLFQNKLKNILKQNELILNNQKTILNNNFHKALENKERLYNIYENKINITKLKSNISSMQFSLNQYEKLAKQSFSKAILNKNQSLNDFIKSKNIIDFKIKLAKDKLENQKILLNNSFKPKFKEKYVKINNYQKILSTHQSFLESIKEYARVMKDNKGIKLSALKEGDEITLKSIDCVKIAKIIKE from the coding sequence ATGTTAGCAAATAAACTAGAAAAAACATATTTTAGTGTAAGCGAAATCAATAATCTTGCTAAAAATAATTTAGAAAGCACTTTTTTAAATATCGCAATTCAAGGAGAAGTTAGCAAGATTACAAATCATACTTCAGGGCATTGGTATTTTACTATTAAAGATGAGTTATCAAGCCTTGATTGCACTATGTTTTCAAGCTATAACAAAGGTAAGGCTAATTTAATAGTAGGCAATAAAATAATAGCCATTGGAAAACTTACCATATATCCTGCTAGTGGAAAGTATCAACTAAACTGCACTGATTATGAATTAGCCGATGGATTGGGTAAATTACAAGCAGCTTTTAATGAGCTTTATAAGAAATTAAAAGATGAAGGCTTGTTTTTAGATATTTATAAAAAACAAATTCCAAAAAATATTAAAAAAATTGCAGTAATTACAGCTATTAATTCAGCTGCTGCTAAAGATATTTTAAGAGTTTATGAAAACAACGAAGCTTATTTAATAAAATTAGTGTTTTTTGATAGTTTAATGCAAGGAGAAAATGCTAGTAAAAGAGTAATTGAGTGTATTAAAAAGGCTAATGAATTTGATTTTGATATTATATTAATAGCTCGTGGCGGTGGTAGTAAAGAAGATTTATTTTGCTTTAACGATGAAGCTTTAGTAAGACAAATCGTAGCATCTAAAATCCCAATAATTACAGGTTTAGGACACGAAATAGATACTCATTTAAGCGATTTAGCAGCTAGTAAGTATTATGCAACCCCAACTGCGGCTATGCAAAGCTTGGTTTATAATAAGTTTGATAGAATGCTAGATTTAGATAATTTGCAAAATTATTTTAATTCAACTATTAAAAAACATTTGGATAAAAAAGAGCAAAATTATTTATATTTAGCAAGTAAATTTTCTAAAAAAGAAGTGAATTTTAAATTTAATTCATATAAAAATAATCTTTTAAATAAAAAGACTTTATTTCAAAATAAGCTAAAAAATATCTTAAAACAAAATGAGCTAATTTTAAATAATCAAAAAACTATTTTAAATAATAATTTTCATAAAGCCTTAGAAAATAAAGAAAGGCTTTATAATATTTATGAAAATAAGATAAATATCACAAAGCTTAAAAGCAATATTTCAAGTATGCAATTTAGTCTAAATCAATATGAAAAACTAGCAAAGCAATCATTTAGTAAGGCTATTTTAAATAAAAATCAATCTTTAAATGATTTTATAAAGAGTAAAAACATCATTGATTTTAAAATAAAACTAGCAAAAGACAAACTAGAAAATCAAAAAATATTATTAAATAACAGCTTTAAACCTAAATTTAAAGAAAAATATGTAAAAATAAACAATTATCAAAAGATTTTAAGCACTCATCAATCATTCTTAGAAAGCATTAAAGAGTATGCTAGAGTTATGAAAGATAATAAAGGCATAAAACTTAGTGCTTTAAAAGAAGGTGATGAAATCACGCTAAAATCAATTGATTGTGTAAAAATAGCAAAGATTATAAAGGAGTAA
- a CDS encoding prepilin-type N-terminal cleavage/methylation domain-containing protein translates to MKKAFTIIELIVVIVILGIIAGLGIEIIKFSYDNEQRVRALNELELKSQATMDFLTTHLNNAIKNSFRLKKAENSECVNSVTDCKFVFNIEDDSLKNDFKIFEWARIAIIDKKHNKWDGLNETKSVVHAAVNDKASCYDGTNYFNCFSHKQKGINTKIINSYSLGDKLGVYFLGDNIATSTSFMEKDLYDLEIAERNVGSGKKEDYAKIELKLSDKIFTISNVYVLVDKIEGIKFEDSELKYYSYDFKDKKPNFATNTIDKVTLVNNVSDFIISNNNGVTKIKLCLEVNDLPGSFITKKTSLKVCKSGVII, encoded by the coding sequence ATGAAAAAGGCTTTTACGATAATAGAATTAATTGTTGTTATTGTTATTTTAGGAATAATTGCAGGGCTTGGAATAGAGATTATTAAATTTTCTTACGATAACGAACAAAGAGTTAGAGCATTAAATGAACTTGAGCTTAAATCTCAAGCTACTATGGACTTTTTAACAACACACCTAAACAATGCCATTAAAAATAGCTTTAGACTTAAAAAAGCTGAAAATTCTGAATGTGTAAATTCTGTAACTGATTGTAAGTTTGTTTTTAATATTGAAGATGATTCTTTAAAGAATGATTTTAAGATTTTTGAATGGGCTAGGATTGCTATTATTGATAAAAAGCATAATAAATGGGACGGGCTTAACGAAACTAAAAGTGTTGTTCATGCAGCTGTAAATGATAAAGCAAGTTGCTATGATGGAACAAATTATTTTAATTGTTTTTCTCATAAGCAAAAAGGTATTAATACTAAAATTATTAATTCGTATTCTTTAGGAGATAAGTTAGGCGTATATTTTTTAGGGGATAATATAGCAACTTCAACTTCTTTTATGGAAAAAGATTTGTATGATTTAGAAATAGCTGAAAGAAATGTTGGTAGTGGTAAGAAAGAAGATTATGCAAAAATTGAACTAAAACTAAGTGATAAGATTTTTACAATTAGTAATGTATATGTATTAGTTGATAAGATTGAAGGTATTAAGTTTGAAGATAGTGAATTAAAATATTATAGTTATGATTTTAAAGATAAAAAACCAAATTTCGCAACAAATACCATTGATAAAGTAACACTTGTAAATAATGTTAGTGATTTTATTATTAGTAATAATAACGGCGTTACTAAAATTAAATTATGCTTAGAAGTAAATGATTTGCCAGGTAGTTTTATTACTAAAAAGACAAGCCTTAAAGTTTGCAAAAGTGGGGTAATAATATGA